One stretch of Variovorax sp. 54 DNA includes these proteins:
- a CDS encoding YgjP-like metallopeptidase domain-containing protein gives MKYLSAYPPALLAQVSELMAADKLGALLRGRYAGLHDIRTDRALYDYACELKGEYMRKAEPLAKAVFDNKLHVVRHALGTHTTIARVQGSKLKTKREIRVASLFKTVPLEWLRMIVVHELAHSREKNHDKPFYALCTHMEPEYHRFEFELRLYLTYLEAGGAPLWPAAVGAPGAPAAD, from the coding sequence ATGAAGTACCTGTCCGCGTACCCGCCCGCGCTGCTGGCGCAGGTGAGCGAGCTGATGGCCGCCGACAAGCTCGGCGCCCTGCTGCGCGGGCGCTACGCCGGCCTGCACGACATCCGCACCGACCGCGCGCTGTACGACTACGCCTGCGAGCTCAAGGGCGAGTACATGCGCAAGGCCGAGCCCCTGGCCAAGGCGGTGTTCGACAACAAGCTGCACGTGGTGCGCCATGCGCTGGGCACCCACACCACCATCGCGCGCGTGCAGGGCAGCAAGCTCAAGACCAAGCGCGAGATCCGCGTGGCCAGCCTGTTCAAGACCGTGCCGCTCGAATGGCTGCGCATGATCGTCGTGCACGAGCTGGCGCACAGCCGCGAGAAGAACCACGACAAGCCCTTCTACGCGCTGTGCACGCACATGGAGCCCGAGTACCACCGCTTCGAGTTCGAGCTGCGGCTGTACCTGACATACCTGGAGGCGGGGGGCGCACCGCTGTGGCCCGCAGCCGTGGGTGCGCCAGGCGCGCCGGCCGCAGACTGA
- a CDS encoding Hsp70 family protein yields MNPLRTPAIGIDFGTSNSAVSYASPGEAARLLPIEGSATTLPTALFFNAEDRSTHFGRDAIALYLSGVEGRLMRSLKSLLGSPLMQEKTAVYDGLVSFEDIIARFLHELVSRAERELGQRPERVVIGRPVHFVDDDAKRDQRAEESMRHAARAAGLRDVSFQYEPIAAAFDYEQRVTRESLILIVDIGGGTSDFTVVRLGPERMARADRADDVLATSGVHIGGTDFDQRLNLERVMPLLGLRHLGASGREVPSKVFFELSSWHLINWLYAPKAVRQARELRTSYSDRQLHDRLMTVLEERHGHRIASEVEQAKINGSVSDAEVQIDLSCIETGLVSALTPADMAQQLAAPLENVVACAHACVKRAGLRSGDLDAIYLTGGSSALRPFQRALRASFAGVPLIEGDLLGGVAAGLAYSARTAG; encoded by the coding sequence ATGAATCCCCTACGCACCCCGGCCATCGGCATCGATTTCGGCACTTCGAATTCCGCGGTCTCCTACGCCTCCCCCGGCGAGGCCGCACGCCTGCTGCCCATCGAAGGCAGCGCCACCACCCTGCCGACCGCCCTCTTCTTCAACGCCGAGGACCGCAGCACGCACTTCGGCCGCGACGCCATCGCGCTGTACCTGTCCGGCGTCGAAGGCCGGCTCATGCGCTCGCTCAAGAGCCTGCTCGGCAGCCCGCTGATGCAGGAGAAGACCGCCGTCTATGACGGGCTGGTCAGCTTCGAGGACATCATCGCGCGCTTCCTGCACGAGCTGGTGTCGCGCGCCGAACGCGAACTGGGCCAGCGCCCCGAGCGCGTGGTCATCGGCCGCCCGGTGCATTTCGTCGACGACGACGCCAAGCGCGACCAGCGCGCCGAAGAAAGCATGCGCCACGCCGCGCGCGCCGCCGGCCTGCGCGACGTGTCGTTCCAGTACGAACCCATTGCCGCGGCCTTCGACTACGAGCAGCGCGTCACGCGCGAGTCGCTGATCCTGATCGTCGACATCGGCGGCGGCACCTCCGACTTCACCGTGGTGCGCCTGGGCCCCGAGCGCATGGCGCGCGCCGACCGCGCCGACGACGTGCTGGCCACCAGCGGCGTGCACATCGGCGGCACCGACTTCGACCAGCGCCTGAACCTGGAGCGCGTGATGCCGCTGCTCGGGCTGCGCCATCTCGGCGCGAGCGGGCGCGAGGTGCCCAGCAAGGTGTTCTTCGAGCTGTCGTCCTGGCACCTGATCAACTGGCTCTACGCCCCGAAGGCCGTGCGCCAGGCGCGCGAGCTGCGCACCAGCTACAGCGACCGGCAGCTGCACGACCGCCTGATGACGGTGCTCGAGGAACGCCACGGCCACCGCATCGCCAGCGAGGTCGAACAGGCCAAGATCAACGGCTCGGTCAGCGACGCCGAGGTGCAGATCGACCTGTCGTGCATCGAGACGGGGCTGGTTTCGGCACTGACGCCGGCCGACATGGCGCAGCAGCTCGCGGCGCCGCTCGAGAACGTGGTGGCCTGCGCTCACGCCTGCGTGAAGCGCGCCGGACTGCGCAGCGGCGACCTCGACGCCATCTACCTCACGGGCGGCTCGTCGGCCCTGCGCCCCTTCCAGCGGGCGCTGCGCGCGAGCTTCGCCGGCGTGCCGCTCATCGAAGGCGACCTGCTCGGCGGCGTGGCGGCCGGGCTCGCCTATTCGGCGCGCACGGCGGGGTAA
- a CDS encoding galactosyl transferase GMA12/MNN10 family protein — translation MPLCLTFFDRFDEPVLRNHGHYCRRFGYPHAWVESDRAGHPALRDCAKYAEMLRRLRGLDEGDWLLFLDGDSVVFHPVAVELLMEGRDLLVVDGPKGLPLVNLMILRNTAVNRALLHALIRAASQVVARVTPRLDAAELLRPAGLLPCNGLIGDCYVNVSWRIAAWFGARIFVVHLAALQELDAEGRVLEELLHDANLQRLLVRRVNAALIDGEPVLPPPAYPAISEDAYSCVNPQASVAFVTLYTHHINAYARVSEHNVRRYCERHGHGYHVYRAIPDELDPSISGAWVKSWLVRRHLAQHQWVVWIDADTLFVNQAKRIEPLLEGRDLLFAKDIGAWDVNSGVMGFRNTERNLELLTQLWERITGVDDKSTVYASQGDQYYTNVVLGEHGLIGDAVVTDLLSINTPPHLAGDDSLLVHFVGLGEPYRSVYMADVDARSKRLG, via the coding sequence ATGCCGCTGTGCCTGACATTCTTCGACCGGTTCGACGAGCCGGTGCTGCGCAATCACGGGCACTACTGCCGCCGTTTCGGCTACCCCCACGCCTGGGTGGAGAGCGACCGTGCCGGGCACCCCGCGCTGCGCGATTGCGCGAAATACGCCGAGATGCTGCGCCGCCTGCGCGGGCTCGACGAAGGCGACTGGCTGCTCTTTCTCGACGGCGATTCGGTGGTGTTCCATCCGGTGGCCGTCGAGCTGCTGATGGAAGGCCGCGACCTGCTCGTGGTCGACGGGCCCAAGGGCCTGCCGCTCGTCAACCTGATGATCCTGCGCAACACGGCGGTCAACCGTGCGCTGTTGCATGCGCTCATCCGGGCGGCGAGCCAGGTCGTTGCGCGCGTCACGCCCCGTCTCGACGCGGCCGAGCTGCTGCGCCCGGCCGGTCTGCTGCCGTGCAATGGGCTCATCGGCGACTGCTATGTGAACGTCTCGTGGCGCATTGCAGCCTGGTTCGGCGCTCGCATCTTCGTGGTGCACCTGGCGGCCCTGCAGGAGCTGGATGCCGAGGGCCGTGTGCTGGAAGAGCTGCTGCACGACGCGAACCTGCAGCGCCTGCTGGTGCGCCGGGTGAACGCGGCATTGATCGACGGCGAGCCCGTGCTGCCGCCGCCGGCCTACCCGGCGATCTCGGAGGACGCGTATTCCTGCGTCAACCCGCAGGCGTCCGTCGCCTTCGTCACGCTGTACACGCACCACATCAATGCCTACGCGCGCGTGTCGGAGCACAACGTGCGGCGCTACTGCGAACGGCACGGGCACGGCTACCACGTCTACCGCGCGATCCCGGACGAACTCGACCCGTCGATCAGCGGCGCCTGGGTGAAGAGCTGGCTCGTGAGGCGTCACCTCGCGCAGCACCAGTGGGTGGTGTGGATCGACGCCGACACCCTGTTCGTCAACCAGGCAAAACGCATCGAGCCGCTGCTCGAAGGCCGAGACCTGCTGTTCGCCAAGGACATCGGCGCGTGGGACGTCAACTCGGGCGTGATGGGCTTCCGGAACACGGAGCGCAACCTCGAACTGCTCACACAGCTGTGGGAGCGCATCACCGGCGTCGACGACAAGTCGACCGTGTACGCCAGCCAGGGCGACCAGTACTACACGAACGTGGTGCTGGGCGAGCATGGCCTGATCGGCGATGCGGTCGTGACGGACCTGCTGAGCATCAACACGCCGCCGCACCTGGCGGGCGACGACAGCCTGCTGGTGCACTTCGTGGGGCTCGGGGAGCCTTACCGGTCGGTGTACATGGCGGACGTCGACGCGCGGTCGAAGCGCCTGGGCTGA
- a CDS encoding class I SAM-dependent methyltransferase, whose amino-acid sequence MTDFLWQDRDKKEYVYPFNPRPECLDMVQRPPTVALDIGCGSGGVGHELRRRHPGVELWGCEFNASAAQVAREHFDKVVEQDVETVDFAALGLTRPFDLVCLFDVLEHLVNPWQLLSGLKRIVAPDAQILVSLPNASNLPMLYDAMRGHWRYTHWGLLDFTHLRFFTDFDARKMFYQTGYRVLDHRLDYLGQGRDIYERHQAEPFPLVLTLGGLSLQVASADDLARLCADRNLYLISPHHGDFRDDHEREMASNSYPTTYTFGG is encoded by the coding sequence GTGACTGACTTTCTCTGGCAAGACCGCGACAAGAAAGAGTACGTCTACCCGTTCAACCCCAGGCCTGAGTGCCTGGACATGGTCCAGCGCCCGCCCACGGTCGCGCTCGACATCGGTTGCGGCTCCGGCGGCGTCGGCCACGAACTGCGCCGGCGCCACCCCGGCGTCGAACTCTGGGGCTGCGAGTTCAACGCCTCGGCGGCACAGGTGGCGCGCGAACACTTCGACAAGGTGGTCGAGCAGGACGTGGAAACGGTCGACTTCGCTGCGCTGGGGCTCACCCGCCCCTTCGACCTCGTGTGCCTGTTCGACGTGCTGGAGCACCTCGTCAATCCGTGGCAGCTGCTCAGCGGCCTGAAGCGCATCGTCGCGCCGGATGCGCAGATTCTGGTGAGCCTGCCGAATGCGTCCAACCTGCCGATGCTGTACGACGCCATGCGCGGACACTGGCGCTACACCCACTGGGGTCTGCTCGACTTCACGCACCTGCGCTTCTTCACGGACTTCGATGCGCGCAAGATGTTCTATCAGACCGGGTACCGCGTGCTCGACCACCGGCTCGACTACCTCGGCCAGGGCCGCGATATCTACGAGCGCCACCAGGCGGAGCCCTTCCCCCTGGTGCTGACGCTGGGCGGGCTCTCGCTGCAGGTCGCATCGGCCGACGACCTGGCGCGGCTGTGCGCCGACCGCAACCTCTACCTGATCAGCCCCCATCACGGCGATTTCCGCGACGACCACGAGCGCGAGATGGCGTCGAACAGCTACCCGACGACCTACACCTTCGGCGGCTGA
- the lysS gene encoding lysine--tRNA ligase translates to MSDEQLPSSSPTSTADDNQLIVERREKLKLLRTAQTEGKGVAFPNDFKPGHRAAALAEQHGSTEPEALEAQAVAVSVAGRMMLKRVMGKASFATVQDATGRIQLYVTRDAIGEEAYADFKRWDLGDILGAEGTLMKTKTGELSVKVTKLRLLTKSLRPLPDKFHGMADQEQKYRQRYVDLITDESARVRFTARSKAVSALREFMVSHDFLEVETPMLHPIPGGANAKPFKTHHNALDQEMFLRIAPELYLKRLIVGGFERVFEINRSYRNEGISVRHNPEFTMMEFYAAYWNYRDLMDFTETLIRTIADKAVGTQQLTYGGKPVDLTQPFERLTIREAILKHTEAGDGVDDTTWLINALRKLGLSEEKDKLSQRSLASLQVMYFEETVEEKLWQPTFIMEHPTEISPLARANDDRPEVTERFELYITGREFGNGFSELNDAEDQAARFNAQVAAKDSGDDEAMFYDHDFVRALEYGMPPTGGCGIGIDRLMMLLTDSPSIRDVILFPALRREL, encoded by the coding sequence ATGTCCGACGAACAACTGCCCTCCTCTTCTCCCACGTCCACGGCCGACGACAACCAGCTCATCGTCGAACGCCGCGAAAAGCTCAAGCTGCTGCGCACGGCGCAGACCGAAGGCAAGGGGGTCGCGTTCCCGAACGACTTCAAGCCCGGCCACCGCGCCGCGGCCCTGGCCGAACAGCATGGCAGCACCGAGCCCGAGGCGCTCGAAGCGCAGGCCGTGGCCGTCAGCGTGGCCGGCCGCATGATGCTCAAGCGCGTGATGGGCAAGGCCAGCTTCGCGACCGTGCAGGACGCCACCGGCCGCATCCAGCTGTACGTGACGCGCGACGCCATCGGCGAAGAGGCGTACGCCGACTTCAAGCGCTGGGACCTCGGCGACATCCTCGGCGCCGAAGGCACGCTCATGAAGACCAAGACCGGCGAGCTGTCGGTCAAGGTGACCAAGCTGCGCCTGCTCACCAAGAGCCTGCGCCCGCTGCCCGACAAGTTCCACGGCATGGCTGACCAGGAGCAGAAGTACCGCCAGCGCTACGTCGACCTGATCACCGACGAGTCGGCCCGCGTGCGCTTCACCGCGCGCAGCAAGGCCGTGAGCGCGCTGCGCGAGTTCATGGTGTCGCACGACTTCCTCGAAGTCGAGACGCCCATGCTCCACCCCATTCCGGGCGGCGCCAACGCCAAGCCCTTCAAGACGCACCACAACGCGCTCGACCAGGAGATGTTCCTGCGCATCGCGCCCGAGCTGTACCTCAAGCGCCTGATCGTCGGCGGCTTCGAGCGCGTGTTCGAGATCAACCGGAGCTACCGCAACGAGGGCATCTCGGTGCGGCACAACCCCGAGTTCACGATGATGGAGTTCTACGCGGCCTACTGGAACTACCGCGACCTGATGGACTTCACCGAGACGCTGATCCGCACCATCGCCGACAAGGCCGTGGGCACGCAGCAGCTCACCTACGGCGGCAAGCCGGTCGACCTGACGCAGCCCTTCGAACGCCTGACGATCCGCGAAGCAATCCTCAAGCACACCGAGGCAGGTGACGGGGTCGACGACACCACCTGGCTCATCAATGCCCTGCGCAAGCTCGGCCTGAGCGAAGAGAAAGACAAGCTCTCGCAGCGCAGCCTCGCGAGCCTGCAGGTGATGTACTTCGAGGAAACCGTGGAAGAGAAGCTCTGGCAGCCGACCTTCATCATGGAACACCCGACCGAGATCTCGCCGCTGGCGCGCGCCAACGACGACCGCCCCGAGGTCACCGAGCGCTTCGAGCTGTACATCACGGGCCGCGAATTCGGCAACGGCTTCAGCGAGCTGAACGACGCCGAAGACCAGGCCGCGCGCTTCAACGCGCAGGTGGCTGCCAAGGACAGCGGCGACGACGAAGCCATGTTCTACGACCACGACTTCGTGCGCGCGCTCGAGTACGGCATGCCGCCCACCGGCGGCTGCGGCATCGGCATCGACCGCCTCATGATGCTGCTGACCGATTCGCCGAGCATCCGCGACGTGATCCTGTTCCCCGCGCTGCGCCGCGAACTCTGA
- a CDS encoding LON peptidase substrate-binding domain-containing protein, translating into MLIPLFPLGTVLFPDGLLPLRVFEVRYLDMIGKCRKAGTPFGVVSLTSGAEVRKAGAEAESFAAVGTLADIRTFDAPQSGLLQIECVGTQRFRVRSSELQKHGLWIAEVDAIADDVALEIPDDLQHTATALRRLLDTLEERRRAQGDTVRLPIGAPYRLDDCGWVANRWCELVPMQLTLKQRLMELDSPLMRLELVSDLLTRTGITE; encoded by the coding sequence GTGCTCATTCCTCTCTTTCCGCTCGGTACGGTTCTGTTCCCCGATGGCCTGCTGCCGCTGCGTGTCTTCGAGGTCCGCTACCTCGACATGATCGGCAAGTGCCGCAAGGCCGGCACCCCGTTCGGCGTGGTCAGCCTGACGAGCGGCGCCGAAGTGCGCAAGGCCGGCGCCGAGGCCGAAAGCTTTGCCGCCGTCGGCACGCTCGCCGACATCCGCACCTTCGACGCCCCGCAGAGCGGCCTGCTGCAGATCGAATGCGTCGGCACGCAGCGCTTTCGCGTGCGCAGCAGCGAGCTGCAGAAGCACGGCCTGTGGATTGCCGAGGTCGACGCCATCGCCGACGACGTCGCGCTCGAGATTCCCGACGACCTGCAGCACACCGCCACCGCGCTGCGCCGCCTGCTCGACACCCTCGAAGAGCGCCGCCGCGCGCAAGGCGACACGGTGCGCCTGCCGATCGGCGCGCCCTACCGCCTGGACGATTGCGGCTGGGTGGCCAACCGCTGGTGTGAGCTGGTGCCGATGCAGCTCACGCTGAAGCAGCGCCTCATGGAACTCGACAGCCCGCTGATGCGCCTGGAGCTGGTCAGCGACCTGCTGACGCGCACCGGCATCACTGAATAA
- a CDS encoding glycosyltransferase family 2 protein: MPLLSVVLPTFNSGEFVAETLQSLQAQTFTDFELLVMDDASTDGTWERLAAFDDPRIRRHRNACNVGLPTNMNIAMAMARGTYLARVDHDDCATPDRFAKQVAFLQDNPSVTVVGSQLEHFQDQAGITGLPLDDATIKARMVEGYDYLANQSTTGRLDFYRAHGLQFDPNLYAVDDLGFWVDCMLHGARFANLPEPLTRYRIHPGMTSRTLPRDRLYASKDRIYRRLLPQVFPRLQGRECEQLLTLYRSPGDMPQTLAHLVDLHRAAHSALSEVDTRWGQSAGECQQSILNLLNHARHAFQAQGILRPEHATVLNLILQPS, encoded by the coding sequence ATGCCTTTGCTCAGCGTCGTGCTGCCCACCTTCAACAGCGGCGAGTTCGTGGCCGAGACGCTGCAGTCGCTGCAGGCACAGACCTTCACCGACTTCGAGCTGCTGGTCATGGACGACGCCAGCACCGACGGCACCTGGGAACGCCTGGCCGCCTTCGACGACCCGCGCATCCGACGGCACCGCAACGCCTGCAACGTCGGCCTGCCGACCAACATGAACATCGCCATGGCGATGGCCCGGGGCACCTACCTGGCGCGCGTCGACCACGACGATTGCGCCACGCCGGACCGCTTCGCGAAGCAGGTCGCCTTCCTGCAAGACAACCCGTCGGTCACCGTCGTCGGCAGCCAGCTCGAGCACTTCCAGGACCAGGCCGGCATCACCGGCCTGCCGCTGGACGACGCGACGATCAAGGCCCGCATGGTCGAAGGCTACGACTACCTCGCGAACCAGAGCACGACCGGACGGCTCGACTTCTACCGCGCGCACGGGCTGCAGTTCGACCCCAACCTCTACGCCGTCGACGACCTCGGTTTCTGGGTCGACTGCATGCTGCATGGCGCGCGCTTCGCGAACCTGCCCGAGCCGCTGACGCGCTACCGCATCCACCCGGGCATGACCTCCCGCACCTTGCCGCGCGACCGGCTCTACGCCTCGAAGGACCGCATCTACCGCCGCCTGCTGCCGCAGGTCTTCCCGCGCCTGCAGGGCCGCGAGTGCGAACAGCTGCTGACGCTGTACCGCAGCCCTGGCGACATGCCCCAGACGCTGGCGCACCTGGTCGACCTGCATCGCGCGGCGCACAGCGCCCTGTCCGAGGTCGACACGCGTTGGGGCCAGAGCGCCGGCGAATGCCAGCAGTCGATCCTGAACCTGCTCAACCACGCGCGCCATGCGTTCCAGGCGCAGGGGATACTGCGGCCCGAACACGCGACCGTCCTCAACCTGATCCTTCAACCCAGCTGA
- a CDS encoding YggT family protein: MLYQIPSFLLDVIVGLLGGACLLRLYMQYHRVPFGNPLGRFVFAVTDWIVLPLRRIVPAVKRWDLASLIAAWLLVMLKFLVLWLLAGSLARITALPLVSLVGLLQLAVSGLTALLVVYAVLSWIPGASPMLLDLISRLAEPLVRPFRRFIPLIGGVDLSPLAAIVVLQVAAIVLGNLLVFAFRLGA; this comes from the coding sequence ATGTTGTACCAGATACCCTCGTTTCTTCTCGACGTGATCGTCGGCCTGCTCGGTGGCGCCTGCCTGCTGCGCCTGTACATGCAATACCACCGCGTGCCCTTCGGCAATCCGCTGGGGCGCTTCGTGTTTGCCGTCACCGACTGGATCGTGCTGCCGCTGCGGCGCATCGTGCCCGCCGTGAAGCGCTGGGACCTCGCGAGCCTGATCGCGGCCTGGCTGCTGGTGATGCTCAAGTTCCTGGTGCTGTGGCTGCTGGCCGGCAGCCTGGCGCGGATCACGGCGCTGCCGCTGGTGTCGCTGGTCGGCCTGCTGCAGCTGGCGGTGTCGGGCCTCACGGCGCTGCTGGTGGTGTACGCGGTGCTGTCGTGGATTCCGGGCGCTTCGCCGATGCTGCTCGACCTGATCTCGCGCCTGGCCGAGCCGCTGGTGCGGCCGTTCCGCCGCTTCATCCCGCTGATCGGCGGGGTCGACCTGTCGCCGCTGGCCGCGATTGTGGTGCTGCAGGTGGCGGCGATCGTGCTGGGCAACCTGCTGGTCTTCGCGTTCCGGCTCGGCGCCTGA
- the accD gene encoding acetyl-CoA carboxylase, carboxyltransferase subunit beta translates to MSWLEKLLPAKIAQTDPSERRQVPEGLWIKCPACETVLYKTDLEHNQNVCPSCSHHHRIGARARLDAFLDSEGRYEVGQEVLPVDALKFKDSRKYPERLKEALENTGETDALVVLGGSVHSISVVVACFEFEFMGGSMGSVVGERFVRGVETAIEQKVPFICFTATGGARMQEGLLSLMQMAKTNAALTRLAKKGLPYISVLTDPTMGGVSAGFAFVGDVVIAEPKALIGFAGPRVIESTVRVTLPEGFQRAEFLQTKGAIDFISDRRELRKTIASTLAMLLRQPADAVL, encoded by the coding sequence AACCGACCCGTCCGAGCGCCGCCAGGTGCCCGAGGGCCTGTGGATCAAATGCCCGGCCTGCGAGACCGTTCTGTACAAGACCGACCTCGAGCACAACCAGAACGTCTGCCCGAGCTGCAGCCACCACCACCGCATCGGCGCCCGCGCGCGCCTGGATGCCTTCCTGGACTCCGAAGGCCGTTACGAAGTCGGCCAGGAAGTGCTGCCGGTCGATGCCCTGAAGTTCAAGGACAGCCGCAAGTACCCCGAGCGCCTGAAGGAAGCCCTGGAGAACACCGGCGAGACCGACGCGCTGGTCGTGCTGGGCGGCTCCGTCCACAGCATCAGCGTGGTCGTGGCCTGCTTCGAGTTCGAGTTCATGGGCGGCTCCATGGGCAGCGTGGTCGGCGAGCGCTTCGTGCGCGGCGTCGAGACCGCCATCGAGCAGAAGGTGCCCTTCATCTGCTTCACCGCCACCGGTGGCGCACGCATGCAGGAAGGCCTGCTCTCGCTGATGCAGATGGCCAAGACCAACGCCGCGCTCACGCGCCTGGCGAAGAAGGGCCTGCCCTACATCAGCGTGCTGACCGACCCGACCATGGGCGGCGTGAGCGCCGGCTTCGCCTTCGTGGGCGACGTGGTGATCGCCGAGCCCAAGGCGCTGATCGGCTTTGCCGGCCCGCGCGTGATCGAGTCGACCGTGCGCGTGACCCTGCCCGAAGGCTTCCAGCGCGCCGAGTTCCTGCAGACCAAGGGCGCGATCGACTTCATCAGCGACCGCCGCGAACTGCGCAAGACCATCGCCAGCACGCTGGCCATGCTGCTGCGCCAGCCGGCCGACGCGGTGCTCTGA